The region ACTTATTTGCataacactataaaaatagtCAATAGTTCAGAAAAGCACTGTCAGAAACTTTATGGACAACTGATTGCACATCCTACCACTGCCAAAGGCATTTTACATGGAACATAAAAAAGATAGCTAATGAGaggtaacatttttttccaaaactagaGCTGCAGGCACTAGTTATAAAACTGCAGCCTTCTCTGTAAAACTTCCATCTTTTCAATAGAAAATACAAGACACATTCATAAAATcgattttttattttgataaaatcCTTATAAATACCAAAGCACTGGATCAACTCCACTGTTTTCAATATGTAAAAAACATGTAAAACTTTTGTTTCTGATATGAAGCAGTAGCCTTATTACTTTCTCTTCTGAGGCAAACAAACTTTATAACCCTCATGCAATTTGTAAACATTTTGTTCATGTTCTGCAGCTACTCATGTGACAGGGAAACATATCAGAACCAACACTAAGTCTAAAAAAGGGTGTGAAAACACGCAACACATTCCCGCTCTCTCCACACACACTTTCCAGATGTCCTCATTCAGAAAGAACCAATCTGATGTCTTTTCAGCCGCATTCCTCTCACTATGCCAGAAAACAAAAAGTGCCTGCAGGTCTTTCCCCTGTGGTTAATACTTGTACCTGCTGCCACTGACAAATGCCTTTTATTTCTCCCATGGTCTATTTGTGttctttccttcagaaaacattCAGAAGGCATCAAGAGGCCTTGCAGCAATTGTAGCTATATTCTggggaggagaaaacaaaaaaaatccacctatCTTAAACTCAGCTAAAATATCTATGGCTCTATGTCTAATTTATTCAGTTATAAGAAGGCATATAAAGTCAATCCTGATTGTGATTTCCCTCATGTTTGTCCGTCTAAGATCGAAAGACCTGTTGAGGTAAAAGGCACAGCCTATATAACctataaaaaaatcaaattcatgGAAAGCAGTCATAGAAGTCATGTTAGAAGTACTACAGAGTTTGGTGGTAGTTACTACACATGAAATTCTAGCTGCCTCTTTCAGGTATCACTGGTTTTTGCTATGTAGTTCTCACAGTCTGAGGGTAAATCTAATCCTATACTAAGCTACATCCTATGGcaagttcattaaaaataataaatttgttgTAAAGCAATTATATTCAGATAACAAAAGCTCCTGAGAGAAACACAGGCTCAAGTCAATTCATAAAGACAGACATTTCAACATGTCGCTGTTGAGGGTTGATCTTTTATTAGACATTGACTTGATTCTGATTTCTTTGGCTTGCTCTAACTGCTATCTTTGGTCTTGAAATAAAAGTGCAACCACCCAAGTTCAGCTATGACAGCAGAACATCAGCCAGTACGTAGGAGACATTACATACCTGAGTAGtgctctgctccactgcaagATGTGAGGTATGCAGCATGTGTTTCACACTGCAGCATGCAACATGTCTAGTATGAGATGGACTGGAGCAACAGCTACCCCTGCCCCCTGATTTTAAGTGGTAGGAGTCTGATGCTACATGGATATAGTGTTACAGTCCCTTATTGTTCACCAAATGCAACAGACTGGATTTAGGAATGAACAGCTCCCTCTGTGACCTTCCACCTTGCAATTTTCAGGTTTCAGGACAATTTCATCACTATACGTGGTGGAATTCAGGAATACCTAATCCACCTGATGTGATCCTGCAATACACAAAATCCTtactatttgcttttttaaaaaaatatcaatcaGTACATCGTTACTGTTATGCAGCAGtcagaataacagaatcacatAAATATGTTTTGCTTAAATGCTGTTAGTCATTATTGCTTTTTGTAGGAAGGTAAACACGGTATTGCAGAAGTCAGCAATGAATTTTATCagccttgaaatatttttttttgagaattacaGTGTGAAGTCATATACAGAAGCTAAATGTTATGTTAGAGACCCGAAGAATAATCCCAGAACATTTTTTACTGCTATTAATATCAGGGATCCTGTTCAGTAATTTGGTGGCAAATTCTGGACAACTCCTTCACTACATCTCTCCCTTAGGATTAGCATTGCCCTCTGCATGCAATGCTAATGCTTCAATGCTCCCAAACCAACGCACCTAAACACAGTCAGACCTGTTAATATTGATGAACCTGCAACAACTCAGGACATACTTGTGTTTGAGAAATGACTGCATTGTAACCAGTAATCAAACAACACATATTTGTTAAAACAActcaccaaaaaaacaaaaacccaacctaaAAAATCACAAAGTATATTAACTATTAAAATTAATTCAGCCTTTGGTTTCAGAGGGAGACTACTCAGGCTTTACTGCTTTAATTCCTTCTGACTTCTCGTCCCTTTAAAGGCTGGGGAGGCCGGTAGTTTCTCAGCAAGCAGCAGGCGACCTCATCTTCAGCAGTGCTCAGGAGGCTACGAAATTTGGCTAGCTGCAATCAAAAGAGACATAAGGTTCAGCAGAAATCCCTCACACTCATATTAATGAAAAAGCATATAGTGAATATTAAAGATActtgtcaccttttttttctgcCAGGAAGAATGGAACTGTATTTTTCTATGGCATGTGGGGAGTGGAAATTTCACCATTTCTGTCCTTGCAAATGAAAAACACCGACTACTGAGAAAATCTCCCAAATACTTGTCAGATTGAAACTGCAGAAAGATTATTTGTTTCCTGTATTCACAATTTATCTTCCATAAGATGATCTAAGCCagggatttttatattttttaatatgattttagAGTTTGGAGATTCTGGAATGTTTAATGCCAAAAATTAGATTTCTCATGTGCACCTGTGTCCATCTTCATGTTCAAAGAGTACATTCACAATTAACCTGGAATAGTAGGTGTGGTGCTATACAAAGCTTCTGTAATTAAAGATTTTCATATATTAAACATGTACTCAGACCAGGAGAGACTCCATATTCTTCCCTTGTGAAGACACAGAACAAGCAGTTATTCATACCTCCTCATAAGATTCTCTGCCTAAGCTGATCTCAGCAGAAACAGAGAGTAGAGCTCCATGTCTAAACCTCAGGAAATCTGAGTCTGATTTCTGACTTGGATTAGTAGTTTAGTATTTTGTCCATTTTCTAATATTTTCGATATTTACTATTCCTACATACCACCTTACTTCCTTCTAGGTTACCAAAGGTAGGACAGCACTAAAATCATTCCATTATAACAGAGCATTTAGTTGTTCAGCACATTACATCTTAGTTGCATTAAGAGCAAACAAAGTCAATACAATCTTACTTCACCCCATTCTAATCCTAACATTTCTAATTCAGGCTCCCTGTGAGTTTCTaaaatcttaaaatttatttttagtttatttcaaCCTGAAAAGTGCACCAAAAAGTAGGTAATAATTTGTAAAGCCCTCAAGAAATATAAACTTGAGAAATAAGATTAAATGACAAAACAGTATCAGTCATGGTGATGACTGATCAATCACAATGGTGGGCATTActggaaacaaacatttttagCTACATGCATGTTTATAAGAATATAGTACATTTATACTTTAATACATAAGATATAGCTACAGTCTGTGAAAAATGACTAGTAAAGAATCACTGTATTTGACATTGTTTCTGACACCACGTCCTCTGAACCTTTTACATGTGGGTGTTTTCATACAGTATttcacattttagaatggattaATTATATATTAGCCCAAATAAGAACCTTTTAACCTGAACAATGGCTTGTCTTTTGGAAATTGGTATCTTAACACAAATTTTAAATCCTAGATCCATATGCATTGCAGGAAGTCTTACAAAGTCAGTTTGAGGGGATTGGGGAAGAGATACGTATGAGAAAACTGCACACGCTGAGCAAGTTCATGATTTCAAAATCAGTTACAAACAGAATTTGAGGTCTCTTGACTAACAAGCATCCCATCCAGTGAACTTACTATTTTGCACAAAGACTGAAGTTACCATTTCTGCTGAGAATGTGGCCTAGGGTACTGAATTCTCTGAAGTATTTGTAATATTGACCATGAATGAGACAATCGTGGTGGTACAAAAATGTTAAGATTTACATTGCGCCAAGAATATTGTAACATCTTATTTTATTGTAACATACTTACCAACATCCAATATTAGAATCTATAATCTGATATATTTCAGTGTCTCCAGTGGGAACTCCATACCTAAAATGACCAGCCCACTGGGTGTCACTGTTGCAACATTAATATATATAGCATGAAGCTTAATTTAACAAGAAATGTAAGTAGATAGTAGATTCCTCAGCTAGCCTAACATAACCGCCAACTTATTCCAATTGAATTTGCTTTTTATTAGTCTATTAAATTCACCAAGTTTTATACGTCTGGAATCCAATAAGAAATTCACTACTGATCTGCCAAATAAAAATGCCAGAGAAGAGGTCTGAGCAGGAGATGAAAATAATCAAATCGGGTAGAACTCCAGGACTTCCAAGTGTCAccagaaccttttttttcccataaattcCCTGTGAGTTATTTCTGACTGTTAATTTTTAGAGTAtgcagatgttttttaaaaaagtggatAATAAATAGCTGTTATACAAAGAAAGGCAACAAGTCAGGATAAATTTACAGAcatattttgtctttgaaaaatttGATGAGGTATGCAATGTCCAAGTCtgcaaaaaaaatgtatttctgtgtggCATTTACAATTTCAAGTCCTAGAAAAGCAACAATTCTACAGcagtgaaaaatttaaaaaaaaatacctgttcAGAACAAACACTTATGGGCTCTCTCAGAACAATCCAGATGACACTCTCAAGAAGAGGTGGAACAGTGAGAGAGCCAAAGTAAGTCCAGTAGTCCAGGGACTTGGGAAGCAGACAGCTAGGATCGAAGTTTGTGAATAGAGCTCTTTTaccctggaaaggaaaaaaaaaagcccaaagtgGTTCTAgatgaaatatatttataaatttaattcttacacaaagttaaaaaaaaaaaaacaaaaaaacaagaaaagaaaaatcagggcaatattaatttaaaagcaagAGGCCAAGGTAAATCATGCCAAAGGCAGCAGAGCTTGTTCCACTGTAGGGTGGGCTGCCAGCATCCTGGACGATCACAGCAGACGAGCCAGTGCCCTTCTGATGGGGCCCTACCTTGGcgccagctttgctgctgctgtccttGATGCCGGCAGGACACCATCAAAGTGCCCTGTTAGCAGAGGCTCCCTATAGTTACAAATGACCAGGAGATGGAAGTTGGAAGGAGAGGTGAGAAGATGTTGGACTTTCAGTGTGGTCTCTATGGGGCTGGCAGAGTAACCCCACAGGTTACTGCCACCTGCCTCCCTCCTCAGGGCACTCCTCCCAGGCCCACAGGTTACTACTTCTCCCTGTCCTGACTGCCAGGGCAGAGACGCCTGGACAAAACATGATGTTGTGAGTCTGGCTGATTTCTCTCACACAAATAGCTTAGTTCTCACCCTACCTCAGCAAAACAGAGGAGAATCCTTTCCATCATCTTTTTCACAACTTCCCATATAATATGTTCTCCCGCTACTATTCTCATAGCAACAGATTTGTTCCAGACTAGGTTCtgtgaggaattttttttttcctccgatCTCTTATTGTATAAAAATTATTGTTTGAGTGCTTAGTTCTCAACTGTACCTAACAAGAATGTTCCTAAGCAGTCCCAAATCAGAGTTGGATATGGATAGCTAAGAAATTAGGTACTAGGGAACATGGAGGTGACAGGAGGAGCAGCcagattacaaaaaaaaaccaaaacaacaaaagcaacCACCAATATTAGTATTCTTTTAGAAGCATTTGTTCACCTTGATTCTGATGGTGTCCAAGCGGTCAGTAATCTTCTTCAGCTGAGGGTTGCATTCACCAATCTATTAacaccaaagaaaaaagaaatagtttaactccagagaaaaacagcaaaaataaataatcaaaaagCAAATGCATAATGAAACTGTTTATATATAACTTTACTTAAGTGACTGTGAGATCTGATGCATTTTGTGAGTATGAACCTGTGACTAGCTGGTCCTTAGAAATAGTACTAGCTGTTAAGAAGATCCACTCCCTTGCTGCCATTATTTATGCTGGCTATTCATAGTAATTATTTCAGCTACAAAAGACCCACAAACTTTACACTGCAGGGgaataaaagcaatttatttttcatgttttatatgcAGGATATTAAAAGTTGCAGACTTACATCTGAAATTTAAATTGCTTAAAACAGTGAAAACATCATTCTTATCTATCTCAAGCACAATTTGTGTGCGAAGAAATCCAGTGAAACTTTCTTTGAATCATTATAATGTAAACCAGAAAGACAGAATTACTGAAACAGGTCTTTGCAACCGCTGTATGTCATGACTCCCCGACTATGCCAGCACCAGCATCAGCACTAACTGTGCTCAGTAAGCTGTGGCAGCCAGGCAGAAACCCCAGTTTTGACCAAAGGCCTATCCTTTGTCATGGACTGTGTGAATTTTCCATCTACTTCTTCATACAGATGTCAATGAAGCTGTTGCAAGAGCTTAATTTCATCTTAGAACAGGTACAAAAGGCAAAGATGTATATAACAATTAAAAGGAAATTCTCCAGTTTCTCAgtctgggtttattttatttatttttcagaagaaactaCCACTGCAAAAACAAACTGTTAAAGAAGCATTTGAAACAAATAAGATCACCCTCCTAAAGAAACCTATTAGTCAAGCACAAATTATTGGGATCCACATAGAATCATaaagtcatagaatggtttaggttggaagggatcttatagatcacctagttccaacgcccctgccatgggcagggacaccttccactagaccaggttgctcaaccTGGCCTTGATGAGGATCCTTATAGGGGTGGGGCATCCATATAGGGGCAGCTGAATTAAGTTCCACATCCTATGTTGTACAGGAGTGCAGACTGGGCAAACTGAAGAGCTTCACTGTCTTGAAAATCtattaatttgatatttttatcTTCAAGGGAAAGGCAACAGTATGAAAGAAATGGAGTAATTTAATGCCCATATTAAACAAGTAGCTCTTTAGCAATAATTATACCAACCATCACCATTATGCCTTTGGGCTTATAATGCAGATTTATTAGGAGGGCTGAGGCAAATTTTTCTTACCTTCAGAAATACAGCCATGACTGCTAATCCATCTGACTGACGAGCTGCCTCAACAAAACTGGAATACTTTTCTGCGTTCCAGTGGACCACATGAAGCTGAAAAGCAAGAGACACAGACAGCATCAACTCTCGCTGAACTCAAATAGTCACAAATGAATACTACAACTTTACTGATTTTCTCTTTGTACTTCACTCTTTGTATTCAGAGCCATTCAGTTTTctaaatgcaattattttttgaaattgttAAATACATAGTTCACACAAATGGCAAAAAGCATTTCCAGTGGCTGAGATTATTCAAAATTTAGAAGCAATCAACACATTACAGTGTCTGGCAAACTTGCTGTTGGGTCCCCAGATTTTGAACAGAGAAGCTAAGACAGGATATCCCATGGTTATAAAACTAAAGCTTTTAAATCCATTTTTCAgtacagctggttttaaaagtgACTGACAATCATGAGAATGTTACTAGTTGCTCTTTTTTCCTTATTCAAGCTTTCAGTAACATTAATCAGCCACATAAGTAGCTAGAAAACAGGCAGAGGAACACACATTAAACTTGTACTGACCCCTTCCCCTGTTTAGTTTTAACTGAACATCAAAATTCAGTTTTTGATACTTTCCAAATGCCATTTTCTATGATTACCAGTAGTTAGGCACTTACAAGCAGCTTGATTATCTCAGGTTTGAGCATCTGCATTTCCAACATGCATTATTCTGGAACTGTCCTGTGGTAGTTGCTTAAGCTCAAAGACACCACTTAGACAGGTGGGGAGAGGAAAAGCCAGTGATGTCTACCCTCATACCACCTCAGTCCCTCCTGCTAAGCCAGGTTTCCTAAATCCTGGCCACACTCTACAGCAGGAGCTTCTGGTTCCCGGGAAGCACCAGGTCATCCCAGCCTTGAGCAATGGTCCGTCTGCCAAACTGGAGAGAGCACAAACACTCACACAGCGCTTAAGACTAAGTACTTCACAAGCATTAATTACTCTCAGAAGTCCTCAGTGGACTAGTAACTCTTACGACCCATAGCTTTTAGATAAGGAAAGAGAGGGTCAGAAACAAGGCATAGGCTTGGCTTTTCTAAAATTGGTGATCATCTTTTCAGACTTTGAACTTTACTCTTGAATGACTTAAACTGGGAtgaaaccctgaaaaaaaaaaaaaaaaagccttgccCTTGGAATACAGCACTTCAAGACCTCCATAGTAAGAGGAATATAAGAAAGCTGGTATTTGCTTTAAAGTCTTTTTATGGGAAGCAACATAGCTGTGTGATTGAAACAGGAATCTAGGAGTGTGAAGATTCTGACTCTGAATCTCAATCCTTGCCTAACCTCtaagaattttaattttccatatCTGTAAAACAGAGCCATTACTTGGTGTCACAGGGTATAATTAATGTTTATTAAGCACTTGGACTCTCAAGTGCTGAAACATTATTCCAGCAAGTAagaatcccactgaaatcagtgataATACAAGGTATGCTCACAATGAAACACATGCTGGCTCACAGCTTCAGAGATCCTTGAAGGAAAgttgctgaaaacattttaaattaaactggGAGGAGAACACAGTCCACTAAACCATTCTCAGATGCTTTAGTATCCTGAAGCTCATAGCACCTGTACCACTCACTAAGTTCACAAAAGCTACACTGAACAACTTtgaaacaattacatttttacatacacaaaaatgaaacagataCTCTCAGTCAGAATTGACTTTTattgtggatttaaaaaaaaagaaaaaaacaacaaagaacaaaaagcaaaattccCACAGCTAAATAAAGCCCACTCCCGCTCCCTCATAGctttgccaaaaaaaccccaaaccaacctcccctaaaaaacaaaaccccaaacaaacagagCTGTGCAACACTTTTGGGTACAGCCCCATTCTCAATGGCTTGTGACTTCTCTTTAAGGAATATATCCCGTCTTACCACCGCTCTGTCACTGCAGCTTGTGAAGAGACCTTGATCAGACCATACGTTGTCACAAAGAATGGAGCCATGGATCCCTTCTGCTTCCTGGTGGGATTAGGGTCTGAACCTTGCAGTCTTCTTTACCTGTACACTAATTCTTTCTTCAACTTGgttgatgctttttttttgcaATCTTACACATCTTCCTTACGAAGGTGAGCACTGAAACCATCTTCGTGTTTCCTTCTGAGGTATTTTCTTTTGTATGACCAGTGCTCAGAAGCCTTGATCTTAATTCTGGGTTTCTTATCCCAAAGCCAAAGTGTCATCTAGAGAGCTTCTTGTGGAGGGTTACCCAACCAACAGGTAACGGAAAGGTTTTTAGACTGGCTAGAAATTCAGAGatattttctccttccatttgGTTTCTTAGATgggaaacatatatatattttctcaGCTAGAAATTTGGTTTTGGTACTTAATGGTTTTAAAGCACCTCTATTAATTCTTTATATTCCATCTCACCTGGTTCCTGTGGAAAACATAAGCCTTTAAACACTGCAAATGTCACTTTTCCCCATTAGTgttagaaaactgattttttttctgaccactATCTCTTATAGCATTTCCAGTAAAATCTGACCATATCACTGttcatacatttaatttttttcttctttagtattgtcttttatttgtccattaacatttatttttatactttttacttctttttaaccCCAGAAAACTCTTCACTGTCTGCACTATTTGTTGTTAAAGATCTCAGTATCATCAAATACTCCACGTTACTTCCGTTTGCAAAGAGAATTCAGGTACTGAATACTTTTTACTGCAGACTACTCAAATGCATCAAGGAGACAGAGTGGGAGTGAATTCTCTGTGCCAGAGCAGACGGTACACTTCTCCCTGTGGCATGCTACCTCCACAGACAGCTGGCACCCCACAGATATTAAGGTCTGGTTCTCAAAGAAAGTCGTAACTACCATATTGCTAAATGCACCACAAAATGCAACACTCCTAAGTCTTGCATAAATTTTACATGGCACAGGCCCCAAATCAAATAATTCTGTGGTCTGTAACTGAAGCTGACTTTGAAAATATTCTCCAAGGAAGAGACAGtgaaagacaaaattttaaaataactcttgACATTAAATCTTGCTCATATCAAGCTCTTGTCTTCTGTACTCCTTTTTTATTCCTCTCCAAAGCtttcaaatacattcttttttGAGAAAGGACCAAAACACAACACTTCAAGAAGACCGCTTGTCTTTTagtaaaatgggggggggggagaataaaaagcaggaaaaggaggGGTAACATTATTCTTACAGTGGAAAACTAGTCACAGGCTTAGAGGTACAGAAGACTCCGTGTAAAGCCTTACCTCTGCTGCGTACTTCATCCCATCGACCGCGTGCTCAGAGCCGGCTTCGTCGTTGGACCCCCAATGGAAGTGAATCTGGCGCAGCCTGTAGGTCCCACTGAGTGGCCCCCCGGTCAGCACTGGAAACCCAAGCAGAGGAAAAGGTTTCACTGCAGGAACAGGAGCCACTACCCACATCCTCTGACCAGACTTCAGTTTTCGGACAGTCCCCTACTTCTTCTTAAAAGCTGTCTCAGATGGCTTCCTATTTCTTTGAAGTATACAGAAACCCTAACTTGTCCAGAATATGACTTTCAAAATTGCATTTATGTGTAGATTAGTGGGTTATGGCCCACTAAAGGG is a window of Athene noctua chromosome 2, bAthNoc1.hap1.1, whole genome shotgun sequence DNA encoding:
- the LOC141957379 gene encoding carbonic anhydrase 13-like, which codes for MLHWGYDEHNGPAHWKEVFPVANGDRQSPIDIKTEETKYDPSLRPLNPNYDPASAKIILNNGHSTSVEFDDTVNKSVLTGGPLSGTYRLRQIHFHWGSNDEAGSEHAVDGMKYAAELHVVHWNAEKYSSFVEAARQSDGLAVMAVFLKIGECNPQLKKITDRLDTIRIKGKRALFTNFDPSCLLPKSLDYWTYFGSLTVPPLLESVIWIVLREPISVCSEQLAKFRSLLSTAEDEVACCLLRNYRPPQPLKGREVRRN